A region of the Pseudarthrobacter oxydans genome:
GCCGACGACGAACTTGACCTGCTTGCCGTTCCAGTCGATGCCCTCCGGGTAGCGGATCACGGACACCGCAGACTTCCGGATGTGGTCCTTGGCGGCATTGGTGCCGTGCGGGATGGCCAGGAAGCTGCCCATGTACGTGGACACAGACTGCTCCCGCTCGTGCATGGCTGCGATGTAACCCTCGTCCACGGCACCCCGGTCCAGCAGGAGCCGGCCGGCCTCGTCGATGGCGGCGTCGCGCGTGGTGGCCGATCCCTCCAGCACCACGCTCTCGCGGGCCAGGATCTCATGGGTGCCGGCACCGGGGGCTGCTGCCACCGGAGCCTCGGCTGCGTCGGCACCGCCCGCCTGCCCGCCCTCGGTGTTGCTCTCCCGCACCAGTTCCACGATCTCGTCGTAGCGCGGGCTGCTCATGAAGTTGTCCACCGAGTAGTGGACGGCACTGGACGTGGCCGGCTTGGCGCGTTCGGTCAGGTCCTGGTGGGTGATCACGACGTCGTAGTCGTCGCGAAGGTTGGCGATGGCCGCGTTGGTGACCTTGACGTCCGGGAACCCGGCCGCCTTGATCTTGTTCCGCAGCACCGAGGCGCCCATGGCACTGGAGCCCATGCCGGCGTCGCACGCGAACACGATGTTGCGCACCGGACCGGCCAGGACGGCCACACCGCCCGCGCCGGCAGCCGCACCGGCGCCGGTCAGGGTGGAGGCTACTGAGCTCTTCTTGCCCTTCATCTGTTCCATCTTTGAGGTGGCGTCACTGAGGTCCACTTCGTCGCTGTGCTTGGTGGTCTTCATGATGATGGAGGCCACCAGGAAGGAGGCCGTCGTGGCCAGCAGGACCGCGAGAATCACTCCTAGGTAGCTGTCGCGGGAGGTCTGGGCGAGCACGGCAAAGATGGAACCGGGGGCGGCCGGCGCCACCAGTCCCGAACCGGTGATGGCCAGCGTGGCGATGCCCGTCATGCCGCCTGCGATCGCAGCAAGGATCAGCAGCGGGCGCATCAGGACGTACGGGAAGTAGATTTCGTGGATGCCGCCCAGGAAGTGGATGATGGCTGCACCCGGGGCGGAAGCCTTTGCGGCTCCCCGGCCAAAGAACATGTAGGCGAGCAGGATGCCCAGGCCGGGGCCCGGGTTGGCTTCGAGCAGGAACAGGATGGACTTGCCCTGCTCCAGCGACTGCTGGACGCCCAGCGGGGTGAGCACGCCGTGGTTGATGGCGTTGTTGAGGAACAGCACCTTGGCGGGTTCGATGAAGATGCTGGTGAGCGGCAGCAGGCCGTTGTCCACCAGGAACTGGACCACGTTTCCGGCGCCTGTGCTGAACGCCGAAACCAGGGGGGCGATGCCGTAGAAGCCAAGCATGGCCAGCAGGGCGCCCCAGATGCCGGCCGAGAAGTTGTTGACCAGCATCTCAAAGCCGGGACGGATCTTGCCGTCCCAGATCGAGTC
Encoded here:
- a CDS encoding PTS mannitol transporter subunit IICBA, translated to MATETVAKPRTSARVHVQKFGTFLSGMIMPNIGAFIAWGLITALFIEKGWLPVPQLGGFGETGGKPNTGLVGPMITYLLPLLIAYTGGRMVYDVRGGVVGAIGTMGVIVGAGIPMFIGAMIMGPLGGWTMKKIDSIWDGKIRPGFEMLVNNFSAGIWGALLAMLGFYGIAPLVSAFSTGAGNVVQFLVDNGLLPLTSIFIEPAKVLFLNNAINHGVLTPLGVQQSLEQGKSILFLLEANPGPGLGILLAYMFFGRGAAKASAPGAAIIHFLGGIHEIYFPYVLMRPLLILAAIAGGMTGIATLAITGSGLVAPAAPGSIFAVLAQTSRDSYLGVILAVLLATTASFLVASIIMKTTKHSDEVDLSDATSKMEQMKGKKSSVASTLTGAGAAAGAGGVAVLAGPVRNIVFACDAGMGSSAMGASVLRNKIKAAGFPDVKVTNAAIANLRDDYDVVITHQDLTERAKPATSSAVHYSVDNFMSSPRYDEIVELVRESNTEGGQAGGADAAEAPVAAAPGAGTHEILARESVVLEGSATTRDAAIDEAGRLLLDRGAVDEGYIAAMHEREQSVSTYMGSFLAIPHGTNAAKDHIRKSAVSVIRYPEGIDWNGKQVKFVVGVAGVNNEHLHILSSIAKVFTNKEQVARLEAATSVDEVLELFGKVNA